Proteins co-encoded in one Syngnathoides biaculeatus isolate LvHL_M chromosome 22, ASM1980259v1, whole genome shotgun sequence genomic window:
- the LOC133495738 gene encoding ectonucleotide pyrophosphatase/phosphodiesterase family member 7-like has protein sequence MSKLLVSLPLCLVYCCFFYPPCAPAPTWDSVSGQQSEFSGSPRRNKLLLVSFDGFRWDYDRDIETPNLDKMAEDGVKALYVTPPFLTITSPAHFSLLTGNYVENHGVIHNIWFNTTTQEKKQYHAAQFVDSYWDNGSLPIWITAQRQGLKAGSLHFPGTAATYKGETVNVRQVEPPIYNHGNETEWRLNIGKVIGEWFHEQDLDFVSLYFGEPDLVGHKFGPESPELRAMVQQVDRTVGYIRDKMYDHGLTDRLNIIITADHGMANILPDKQIQRIVLSKIPGFSFRDIQFQLLDYGPAGMLLPKEGKLEAVYQALKGGHPHLHVYKKEDVPARLYYSSHPRLLPIILMSDPGYVISGFVPLQFNKGDHGFDNEAMDMKAFFRAVGPDFQKNLIVDPFGLVDVYPLMCHLLRIKPERNDGQLYKTKHMLINNDSIAAESNTQMEVRIALASVIGVLVLVFIITMFYNMHKRT, from the exons atgtcaaagctTTTAGTATCACTGCCGCTTTGCTTAGtttattgctgctttttttaTCCACCTTGCGCTCCTGCTCCAACTTGGGATTCAGTTTCTGGGCAGCAGTCAGAATTCAGTGGGTCTCCCAGGAGGAACAAACTGCTCCTCGTCTCCTTCGATGGCTTCCGCTGGGATTACGACCGGGATATTGAAACTCCCAACCTGGATAAAATGGCTGAAGATGGAGTTAAGGCACTTTATGTCACGCCACCTTTTCTCACTATCACTAGCCCCGCTCACTTCTCGCTCCTTACAG GCAATTACGTCGAGAATCATGGGGTAATCCACAACATCTGGTTCAACACGACTACTCAGGAGAAGAAGCAGTACCATGCAGCTCAGTTTGTTGATTCTTACTGGGACAATGGCAGCCTACCTATCTGGATAACAGCACAGAGACAG gGACTAAAAGCAGGCTCTCTCCATTTCCCCGGAACAGCTGCAACCTACAAAGGAGAAACAGTAAATGTGAGGCAGGTGGAGCCTCCTATCTATAACCACGGAAACGAGACAGAATGGAGGCTGAACATCGGCAAGGTGATTGGTGAGTGGTTCCACGAACAGGATCTGGATTTTgtctccctgtattttggggagcCAGATTTGGTTGGACACAAGTTTGGACCAGAATCCCCAGAACTACGGGCGATGGTGCAGCAAGTGGATCGTACTGTCGGCTACATCCGGGACAAGATGTACGACCATGGTCTCACTGACCGACTCAACATCATTATCACCGCAGACCATGGCATGGCTAACATACTACCAGATAAACAAATTCAGAGGATCGTCTTGTCTAAAATCCCAGGTTTTAGCTTCAGGGATATCCAGTTCCAACTTTTGGATTATGGCCCTGCTGGAATGTTGCTTCCCAAAGAAGGGAAATTGGAAGCGGTCTACCAGGCTCTGAAGGGAGGCCACCCTCACCTTCATGTGTATAAAAAGGAGGACGTGCCAGCTAGACTGTATTATAGCTCACATCCACGACTTCTTCCCATCATCCTTATGTCTGACCCTGGATATGTAATAAGTGGG TTTGTACCTTTGCAATTCAACAAAGGAGATCACGGCTTTGATAATGAAGCCATGGATATGAAAGCATTCTTCAGGGCTGTGGGGCCCGATTTTCAGAAAAACCTGATCGTCGATCCCTTTGGGCTTGTTGACGTGTACCCACTAATGTGTCATCTGCTCAGAATTAAACCTGAGCGCAACGATGGACAGTTGTACAAAACCAAACACATGTTGATCAACAATGATAGCATTG CTGCTGAGAGCAACACTCAGATGGAGGTGCGGATAGCCTTGGCATCTGTGATTGGGGTCCTCGTCCTTGTGTTTATTATCACCATGTTCTACAACATGCACAAAAGGACATAA
- the LOC133495786 gene encoding ectonucleotide pyrophosphatase/phosphodiesterase family member 7-like — translation MRLLCMLVFGLIVSFPCDTAPLRGFLSGLQSVIGGSARNKLLLISFDGFRWDYDRDVDTPNLDKMAKDGVKAEYVTPPFLTITSPTHFTLLTGRYIENHGVIHNMWFNTTTQEKKQYYMTQFVDSYWDNGSLPIWITAQRQGLKAGSLHFPGTAATYKGETVKVKQVEPRFYDYSNETEWRRDIDKVIGEWFHQQDLDFVSLYFGEPDKAGHKYGPDSPERREMVQQVDRTVGYIRDKIQHHGLTERLNIIITADHGMTTVFRGAQVQEIILSQIPGFSFRDVKFHLVDYGPAGMLLPKEGKLEKVYQALKGGHPRLHVYKKEEMPERLHYSNHPRLLPIILFADPGYVINGLFPVQFHKGEHGFDNEVLDMKPFFRAVGPDFKQNIVMGPFETVNVYPLMCHLLGIEPEVNDGHLDMTKHMLKYTAGDNNPGQKPTIWSQTVIGLSAVAGFLALVFAAAISHTLHKRNSAKKRTKEKCTADEDEHDKQTSF, via the exons ATGCGTTTGCTCTGCATGCTTGTCTTTGGACTGATTGTCAGTTTTCCTTGTGATACAGCCCCGTTAAGAGGTTTTCTTTCTGGGCTACAGTCTGTCATCGGTGGATCAGCCCGGAATAAGCTGCTACTCATCTCTTTCGATGGGTTCCGATGGGATTATGACCGAGATGTAGACACCCCGAATCTGGATAAAATGGCTAAAGATGGCGTGAAAGCAGAGTACGTCACACCACCCTTCCTCACCATCACCAGCCCCACACACTTCACCCTGCTTACAG GGCGTTATATAGAGAACCATGGTGTAATCCACAACATGTGGTTCAACACAACCACTCAAGAGAAGAAGCAGTACTACATGACACAGTTCGTTGATTCCTACTGGGACAACGGAAGCCTTCCCATCTGGATAACAGCACAGCGACAG GGACTAAAAGCAGGCTCGCTACATTTTCCTGGCACCGCTGCCACCTACAAAGGAGAAACCGTGAAGGTGAAACAGGTGGAACCTCGTTTCTATGACTATTCAAACGAGACAGAATGGAGACGTGACATCGACAAGGTGATTGGAGAGTGGTTCCACCAACAGGACCTGGACTTTGTATCATTGTACTTTGGGGAACCAGACAAGGCCGGACACAAATATGGCCCAGATTCCCCAGAGCGCCGGGAGATGGTCCAGCAGGTGGATCGAACCGTAGGCTACATCCGGGACAAGATCCAGCACCACGGCTTGACGGAGCgactcaacatcatcatcactgCTGACCACGGGATGACGACAGTCTTTCGAGGTGCACAGGTTCAGGAGATCATCCTGTCGCAGATCCCAGGCTTCAGTTTCAGGGATGTGAAATTCCATCTGGTGGATTACGGCCCTGCTGGAATGCTGCTTCCTAAAGAAGGGAAGCTGGAGAAGGTCTACCAGGCTCTGAAGGGCGGCCACCCTCGTCTTCATGTGTATAAGAAGGAGGAAATGCCCGAAAGGCTGCACTACAGTAACCACCCTCGACTTCTTCCGATCATCCTCTTTGCTGACCCCggatatgttattaatggg CTGTTTCCTGTTCAGTTTCACAAAGGAGAGCATGGCTTTGACAATGAAGTGCTGGACATGAAGCCTTTCTTTCGGGCAGTGGGGCCTGACTTCAAGCAAAACATCGTGATGGGACCCTTTGAAACAGTCAATGTGTATCCACTGATGTGTCATCTACTGGGGATCGAACCTGAGGTCAACGATGGGCACCTAGACATGACCAAGCATATGCTGAAATACACTGCAGGAGACAATAATC CAGGTCAAAAACCTACCATTTGGTCACAAACTGTCATTGGTTTATCAGCAGTAGCTGGGTTTCTGGCACTGGTGTTTGCCGCCGCTATCTCCCACACCTTGCATAAAAGGAACTCAGCAAAAAAGAG AACCAAAGAAAAATGCACTGCTGACGAAGATGAACATGACAAGCAAACAAGTTTTTGA